A region from the Oceanidesulfovibrio marinus genome encodes:
- a CDS encoding flagellar hook protein FlgE translates to MSLSASMWTGVSGLLAHGERMNVLGNNIANTNTVGFKASRMHFADFISQDVGTTGDYQAQVGRGVSVHAIYGDFSQGAFETTNEATDLAIGGKGFFGVSPKGSEDRYYTRAGNFRFDKDGYLIDPNGFVVQGWQLESQPTTPAQEVTRSSDQIGLEQVNRIGSIGDIRIGAGGVAQPQHTNNITMITQLDKDNGGDNSQSVSDANPFFALAGAWDGTQDEPLSPQQYAYQSTLKVYDEGGTAHDITIYYDQVSTSNVGDTNVWEYIVTMDPDEDKRFLGGNAVEGEAKGLLMMGTLTFNSANQMTDMSAYTIVSNADFSAGSNSTLDLNEWYPTQISNNGYPIFSANFTGLSNASAVLDSSGDFIKPPMENAQGKLIELNLGLRTTPNGDWDYGSDGRTSAAGIGNTPDVLDRMPGFGTDATRNASATTSYDASSATLFQSQDGYTFGFLQSINVTQDGILQGRYSNGVTLELFQVALFDFASQVGMRREGNNLFSETRESPLTSSQPPNTAGLGTISSNSLEQSNVDLAREFVDMIATQRGFSANGKVITTTDQMLSEVIMLKR, encoded by the coding sequence ATGAGTTTGTCAGCATCGATGTGGACCGGAGTCTCCGGACTGCTCGCCCACGGTGAACGAATGAATGTGCTCGGCAACAACATCGCCAACACAAACACCGTCGGTTTCAAGGCGTCGCGCATGCACTTCGCCGATTTCATCAGCCAGGACGTCGGCACCACCGGCGACTACCAGGCCCAGGTCGGACGCGGTGTCAGCGTCCACGCCATATACGGCGATTTCAGCCAGGGCGCTTTCGAAACCACCAACGAGGCCACGGACCTGGCCATCGGCGGCAAGGGCTTCTTTGGCGTCTCGCCCAAGGGCTCCGAAGACCGCTATTACACCCGCGCCGGCAACTTCCGTTTCGATAAGGACGGCTACCTGATCGATCCCAACGGCTTTGTCGTGCAGGGCTGGCAGCTTGAGTCCCAGCCCACCACGCCGGCCCAGGAGGTCACCCGCTCCTCCGACCAGATCGGCCTGGAGCAGGTCAACCGCATCGGCTCCATCGGTGATATCCGCATCGGCGCCGGCGGCGTGGCCCAGCCCCAGCACACCAACAACATCACCATGATCACCCAGCTGGACAAGGACAACGGCGGCGACAACTCCCAGTCCGTCAGCGATGCCAACCCGTTCTTCGCCCTGGCCGGGGCCTGGGACGGCACTCAGGACGAGCCGCTCTCGCCGCAGCAGTACGCCTACCAGTCCACCCTCAAGGTCTACGATGAAGGCGGCACGGCCCACGACATCACCATCTACTACGACCAGGTGAGCACCTCCAACGTGGGCGACACCAATGTCTGGGAATACATCGTGACCATGGACCCGGACGAGGACAAGCGCTTCCTGGGCGGCAACGCGGTGGAAGGCGAGGCCAAGGGCCTGCTGATGATGGGCACCCTGACCTTCAACTCCGCGAACCAGATGACCGACATGTCCGCCTACACCATCGTTTCGAACGCGGACTTTTCTGCCGGCTCCAACTCGACGCTGGACTTGAACGAGTGGTATCCTACCCAGATATCCAACAACGGGTACCCCATCTTCTCCGCAAACTTCACCGGCCTGTCCAACGCCAGCGCCGTGCTGGACAGCAGCGGCGACTTCATCAAGCCGCCCATGGAGAACGCACAAGGCAAGCTCATCGAGCTCAACCTGGGCCTGCGCACTACGCCCAACGGCGACTGGGACTACGGCAGCGACGGCAGGACCTCGGCCGCGGGCATCGGCAACACGCCGGACGTGCTCGACCGCATGCCCGGCTTCGGCACCGACGCCACCCGGAACGCCTCGGCCACCACGAGCTACGATGCCTCGTCGGCCACGCTTTTCCAATCCCAGGACGGCTATACCTTCGGATTCCTGCAGTCCATCAACGTCACCCAGGACGGCATCCTGCAGGGCCGCTACTCCAACGGCGTCACCCTGGAGCTCTTCCAGGTCGCGCTCTTCGACTTCGCCAGCCAGGTGGGTATGCGGCGCGAGGGCAACAACCTGTTCTCCGAAACGCGGGAATCGCCCCTGACGAGCTCGCAGCCGCCCAACACGGCCGGGCTCGGCACCATCTCGTCCAACTCGCTGGAGCAATCCAACGTGGACCTGGCCAGGGAGTTCGTGGACATGATCGCCACGCAGCGAGGCTTCTCGGCCAACGGCAAGGTCATCACCACCACGGACCAGATGCTTTCCGAAGTCATCATGCTCAAGCGCTAA
- a CDS encoding flagellin has protein sequence MSLVINHNLMAMNASRNLGESYGRLSVSTRRLSSGLRVGTAADDAAGLAIRELMRADIASLNQGVRNANDAISMIQTADGALQVVDEKLIRLKELAEQAATGTYNSDQRILIDSEFQAMASEITRIAIATDFNGVKLLDGTLSASAGQTLLQQHDGTGLQSTGPIKIHFGTGNDSDEDYYFINMGNATSSALGIHGRINTQSLAQAMLVSLNNAIISKDTIRAQLGALQNRLQNTITNLSIQAENLQAAESRISDVDVASEMTEFVRNQILTQSAVAMLAQANSLPRLAMQLIGGG, from the coding sequence ATGTCTTTGGTCATCAATCACAACTTAATGGCTATGAACGCCTCCCGCAATCTGGGCGAGAGCTATGGAAGGCTCTCTGTCTCGACGCGGCGGCTCTCTTCCGGCCTTCGCGTTGGCACCGCAGCTGACGACGCCGCCGGTCTCGCCATCCGCGAGCTCATGCGTGCCGACATCGCTTCCCTGAACCAGGGCGTGCGCAACGCGAACGACGCCATCTCCATGATCCAGACCGCCGACGGCGCGCTCCAGGTCGTTGACGAAAAGCTCATCCGGCTCAAGGAGCTGGCCGAGCAGGCGGCTACCGGTACCTACAACTCGGACCAGCGTATCCTCATCGACTCCGAGTTCCAGGCCATGGCCTCGGAAATTACCCGTATCGCTATCGCCACGGACTTCAACGGCGTCAAGCTGCTGGACGGCACCCTCTCCGCATCCGCCGGCCAGACCCTGCTGCAGCAGCACGACGGCACGGGCCTGCAGTCCACCGGTCCCATCAAGATCCACTTCGGCACCGGCAACGACAGCGACGAAGACTACTACTTCATCAACATGGGCAATGCGACCTCGTCCGCATTGGGCATCCATGGCCGCATCAACACCCAGTCTCTCGCGCAGGCCATGCTCGTGAGCCTGAACAACGCCATCATCTCCAAGGACACCATCCGCGCCCAGCTCGGCGCCTTGCAGAACCGCCTGCAGAACACCATCACCAACCTCTCCATCCAGGCGGAAAACCTGCAGGCAGCTGAATCGCGCATCTCCGACGTGGACGTCGCCTCCGAGATGACGGAGTTCGTGCGCAACCAGATTCTCACCCAGTCCGCTGTGGCCATGCTCGCCCAGGCAAACTCCCTGCCCAGGCTCGCCATGCAGCTCATCGGCGGCGGCTAG
- the rnc gene encoding ribonuclease III, whose translation MEEQIKTVQNVINYAFRDVKLLRTALTHSSFANEQGTCEEREAIEHNERLEFLGDAVLELCVTEELFGRFPDEREGELTRMRAKLVSKTALKDIALELGLNSYLLLGKGEESQGGRMRGSLLSDALEAIIGAVFLDGGFDAARVFVGRLYEDLWPGGPERRYTKDYKSALQEVTQELYKERPVYALVASRGPEHEKEFEVELTLPDGRVIRGQGPGVKKAEQEAAGIALRLLERENPR comes from the coding sequence ATGGAAGAACAAATCAAGACAGTACAAAATGTTATCAACTATGCGTTTCGAGACGTCAAGCTTCTTCGCACGGCGCTTACGCATTCGTCGTTCGCCAATGAGCAGGGCACCTGCGAAGAGCGCGAGGCCATAGAGCATAACGAAAGGCTGGAGTTTCTCGGGGACGCGGTGCTGGAGCTCTGCGTGACCGAGGAGCTCTTCGGCCGTTTTCCGGACGAGCGGGAAGGAGAGCTGACGCGGATGCGCGCCAAGCTGGTGAGCAAGACGGCGCTCAAGGACATCGCCCTGGAGCTGGGCCTGAACAGCTATCTGCTGCTGGGCAAGGGTGAGGAGAGCCAGGGTGGCCGGATGCGGGGTTCGCTGCTTTCCGACGCGCTGGAGGCGATCATCGGCGCAGTATTTCTGGATGGAGGGTTCGACGCGGCGCGGGTATTTGTCGGCCGGCTCTACGAGGATCTCTGGCCGGGCGGTCCGGAGCGCCGGTACACTAAGGACTACAAGAGCGCCCTGCAGGAAGTGACGCAGGAGCTGTACAAGGAACGACCCGTGTACGCACTGGTGGCGAGCCGTGGCCCGGAACACGAAAAGGAGTTTGAGGTGGAGCTGACACTGCCGGACGGACGCGTCATCCGCGGACAGGGGCCGGGAGTGAAGAAGGCCGAACAGGAAGCGGCAGGCATAGCGCTGAGGCTTCTGGAGCGCGAGAATCCGAGGTGA
- the acs gene encoding acetate--CoA ligase alpha subunit, with translation MVSNKSLAALFEPGSVAVIGASATPGKIGNIIVSNLLDAGYTGKIYPVNPDPGEILGLPVTQDVADLPEGLDLAVIAIPPAAVVEVMKDLAARKVKAVAIITAGFREVGREGYYLEEEIAKIARDNDIALLGPNCLGLIATDSDLNASFATGYPESGHIAFFSQSGALCVSILDWALGNNIGFSKFISLGNKAVLDESHMLDYLAEDGQTNVILGYIEGVSDGKRFMESASAMTMKKPVVMIKSGTTASGAKAASSHTGAIAGSDQAYDAAFRQTGVIRVHDVASLFNLATCFSTQPLPKGPNLAIITNSGGPGILAADATEKSGLNLSSLTARTSKALREFLPAYASLYNPIDIIGDASAERYARTLEVVAKDELVHAILVLLSPTASAQIKETAQAVIEIAEKLDKPVFACFMGDKVVGPGKRMLQDASIPVYSFPEPAIAGIEAMYEYHERRNRPAPAELCIRRDIEAARTVIADARERNALEIVEFQAQGLLNSYGLPVPKTELARTSQQAVEAAERIGYPVVLKIASPQISHKSDVGGVRVNLQDSSEVVAAFMDITSRAQRLRKDAFISGCLVQSMAASGSREVIVGFKRDDQFGPLIIFGLGGVYVEVLKDISARLAPLTLDDAKQMIREIKSFPVLRGVRGEQPVNFAALEEIILIMAQLALDFPEIDEAEFNPVLVNPDGAVVADVRVILAPQEKAAENGDA, from the coding sequence ATGGTCAGCAACAAATCACTCGCCGCACTGTTCGAGCCCGGCTCCGTGGCCGTGATCGGCGCGTCCGCGACTCCGGGCAAGATAGGCAATATCATAGTCTCCAACTTGCTGGATGCCGGGTATACGGGAAAAATCTACCCGGTCAATCCCGACCCCGGCGAGATTCTGGGCTTGCCGGTGACGCAGGACGTGGCCGATCTGCCCGAGGGGCTCGACCTCGCCGTCATCGCCATCCCGCCCGCAGCCGTGGTCGAGGTCATGAAAGACCTTGCAGCCAGGAAGGTCAAGGCCGTGGCGATCATTACCGCCGGTTTCCGCGAGGTGGGCCGCGAGGGCTACTACCTGGAGGAGGAGATCGCCAAGATCGCCCGGGACAACGACATCGCCCTGCTGGGCCCCAACTGCCTGGGCCTTATCGCCACCGACTCCGATCTCAACGCATCCTTTGCCACCGGCTATCCCGAAAGCGGGCACATCGCCTTTTTTTCCCAGTCCGGCGCGCTCTGCGTCTCCATCCTGGACTGGGCCCTGGGCAACAACATCGGCTTTTCCAAGTTCATCAGCCTGGGCAACAAGGCCGTGCTGGACGAGTCCCACATGCTGGACTACCTCGCCGAGGATGGCCAGACCAACGTCATTCTCGGCTACATTGAGGGCGTGTCCGACGGCAAGCGGTTCATGGAGTCCGCCTCGGCCATGACCATGAAGAAGCCGGTGGTGATGATCAAGTCCGGCACCACGGCCTCCGGCGCCAAGGCGGCCTCGTCCCACACCGGAGCCATCGCCGGCAGCGACCAGGCCTACGACGCCGCTTTCCGGCAGACAGGCGTGATCCGCGTACATGACGTGGCCAGCCTCTTCAACCTCGCCACCTGCTTCTCCACCCAGCCGCTGCCCAAGGGGCCGAACCTGGCCATCATCACCAACTCCGGCGGCCCCGGCATCCTGGCTGCCGACGCCACAGAAAAAAGCGGCCTGAACCTCTCCAGCCTGACGGCCAGGACGTCCAAGGCCCTGCGCGAGTTCCTGCCCGCCTACGCCTCGCTGTACAACCCCATCGACATCATCGGCGACGCCTCGGCCGAGCGCTACGCCAGGACGCTGGAGGTGGTCGCCAAGGATGAGCTGGTCCACGCCATTCTCGTGCTCCTCTCGCCCACGGCGTCCGCCCAGATAAAGGAGACGGCGCAGGCCGTCATTGAGATCGCCGAAAAGCTCGATAAGCCGGTCTTTGCCTGCTTCATGGGCGACAAGGTGGTGGGTCCGGGCAAGCGCATGCTCCAGGACGCCTCCATCCCGGTCTACTCCTTCCCGGAGCCGGCCATCGCCGGCATCGAGGCCATGTACGAGTACCACGAGCGCAGGAACCGACCGGCCCCGGCCGAGCTCTGCATCCGCCGGGACATCGAGGCCGCACGCACGGTCATTGCCGATGCGCGAGAACGCAACGCCCTGGAGATCGTGGAGTTCCAGGCCCAGGGCCTGCTCAACTCCTACGGTCTGCCAGTGCCCAAGACGGAGCTGGCCCGCACCTCGCAGCAGGCCGTGGAGGCGGCCGAGCGTATCGGCTACCCCGTGGTCCTGAAGATCGCCTCGCCCCAGATATCCCACAAGTCCGACGTGGGCGGCGTGCGCGTCAACCTGCAGGACTCCTCGGAAGTCGTCGCCGCGTTCATGGACATCACCTCCCGGGCCCAACGTCTGCGCAAGGACGCCTTCATCTCCGGCTGCCTGGTGCAGTCCATGGCGGCGTCCGGATCGCGCGAGGTCATCGTGGGGTTCAAGCGCGACGACCAGTTCGGCCCGCTCATCATCTTCGGCCTGGGCGGCGTGTACGTGGAGGTGCTCAAGGACATCTCTGCGCGACTCGCCCCCTTGACGCTGGACGACGCCAAACAGATGATCCGCGAAATCAAATCGTTTCCTGTGCTGCGCGGAGTCCGCGGCGAACAACCCGTGAACTTCGCGGCCCTGGAGGAGATCATCCTCATCATGGCGCAGCTTGCCCTGGACTTTCCGGAGATCGACGAGGCCGAGTTCAACCCCGTGCTCGTCAACCCGGATGGCGCCGTGGTGGCCGACGTGCGCGTGATTTTGGCCCCTCAGGAAAAGGCCGCGGAGAACGGGGACGCATGA
- a CDS encoding phosphotransacetylase family protein, with translation MAGGIYIGSTAGYSGKNMVVMGIGLRLQKEGYNVGYMKPVGAMPMDIDGKMGDEDAHFVQEVLGLQEDPTDVTPVVVTQDFKVKAFSGQCDDLMPNIVGSYKKLSDQHDAMVVAGSGSMYSGRYCRLDGINVVRQLGIKCVVIDRLQKELNYDYLVVLKDTLGDSLAGVILNDIPPNFMPEVDGLIKPFLEHNDVKVVGVIPKDPLMGAIKVGDLAERLGGKIISAHNKSDKVVENFLIGTMQVENFMTHFRKNKNSAVIVGGDRSDVQLVALEGNCPCLVLTGNLYPNDIILTRSEVLSIPIIVVRDDTYTVAKKMEAILSRHKLRAVIKIKQGAQLVSSSIDFNYLKEQMGI, from the coding sequence ATGGCTGGCGGCATCTACATCGGTTCCACCGCAGGGTACTCCGGCAAGAACATGGTCGTCATGGGTATCGGCCTGCGGCTGCAGAAGGAAGGCTACAACGTCGGCTACATGAAGCCCGTCGGAGCCATGCCCATGGACATCGACGGCAAGATGGGTGACGAGGACGCGCACTTTGTACAGGAAGTGCTGGGCCTCCAGGAAGATCCCACCGACGTCACGCCCGTTGTCGTAACCCAGGACTTCAAGGTCAAGGCGTTCTCGGGCCAGTGCGACGACCTCATGCCGAACATCGTGGGCTCCTACAAGAAGCTCTCCGATCAGCACGACGCCATGGTTGTGGCCGGCTCCGGCTCCATGTACTCCGGCCGCTACTGCCGCCTGGACGGCATCAACGTCGTGCGCCAGCTCGGCATCAAGTGCGTGGTCATCGACCGCCTCCAGAAAGAGCTCAACTACGACTACCTCGTTGTGCTGAAAGACACCCTGGGCGACTCCCTGGCCGGCGTGATCCTCAACGATATTCCGCCGAACTTCATGCCCGAGGTGGACGGCCTCATCAAGCCCTTCCTGGAGCACAACGACGTGAAGGTGGTGGGCGTGATCCCCAAGGACCCGCTCATGGGCGCCATCAAGGTGGGCGACCTGGCCGAGCGTCTGGGCGGCAAGATCATCTCCGCGCACAACAAGTCGGACAAGGTTGTGGAGAACTTCCTCATTGGCACCATGCAGGTGGAGAACTTCATGACCCATTTCCGCAAGAACAAGAACTCCGCGGTCATCGTGGGCGGCGACCGCTCCGACGTACAGCTCGTGGCGCTGGAGGGCAACTGCCCCTGCCTGGTGCTCACCGGCAACCTCTATCCCAACGACATCATTCTGACCCGCTCCGAGGTGCTCTCCATCCCCATCATCGTGGTCCGGGACGACACCTACACCGTGGCCAAGAAGATGGAGGCCATCCTCTCGCGGCACAAGCTCCGCGCGGTCATCAAGATCAAGCAGGGCGCGCAGCTCGTCTCCTCCTCCATCGACTTCAACTACCTCAAGGAGCAGATGGGCATCTAG
- a CDS encoding DUF1566 domain-containing protein gives MDFQWVTPLATGLEQCHDTGGREVPCDDSGQDAAYGLGLRVDGARFELDTAGEVVRDRLTGLYWTRDASQGGFPVSWREALEYIAQMNADSAHGRADWRLPNRRELRSLVNHGRRRPVLDEDHPFASVFQNWYWTSTTAAKEPGYAWRVHMAGGRMFYGRKDEGSMVWAVAGTSDILPKTGQSECFDDVGRVIECDGTGQDGALGMGVAWPGPRFTPHPDDENAVLDRLTGLLWRVNAHECGRLTTWKEALDVATQAGNSPAGPWRLPNINELESLVDCSAHDPALPAGHPFENPQEAYWSSTTSAFEPDWTFNLYLHKGAVGVGYKANAEFSCWLCAGPVAG, from the coding sequence ATGGATTTCCAATGGGTGACGCCCCTGGCCACGGGGCTGGAGCAGTGCCACGACACGGGCGGCAGGGAGGTCCCCTGCGACGACAGCGGGCAGGACGCGGCGTATGGGCTGGGATTGCGCGTGGACGGAGCGCGGTTCGAGCTGGATACGGCAGGCGAGGTCGTGCGCGACCGGCTGACCGGGCTCTACTGGACGCGCGACGCCAGCCAGGGCGGATTTCCCGTGTCCTGGCGGGAGGCGCTGGAGTACATCGCGCAGATGAATGCCGATTCGGCCCATGGTCGCGCAGACTGGCGGTTGCCCAACCGCCGGGAGCTGCGCAGCCTGGTGAACCACGGCCGCCGCAGGCCCGTGCTGGACGAGGATCACCCCTTCGCCTCGGTCTTCCAGAACTGGTACTGGACCTCCACCACGGCGGCCAAAGAGCCGGGCTATGCCTGGCGCGTACACATGGCCGGCGGGCGGATGTTCTACGGCCGCAAGGACGAGGGCTCCATGGTCTGGGCCGTGGCCGGGACGAGCGATATTTTACCCAAAACCGGACAATCCGAGTGCTTCGATGATGTGGGGCGTGTCATCGAGTGCGACGGCACGGGCCAGGACGGTGCGTTGGGCATGGGCGTTGCCTGGCCAGGGCCACGGTTTACGCCGCATCCGGATGACGAAAATGCGGTGCTGGACCGGCTGACCGGCCTGCTGTGGCGGGTGAACGCCCACGAGTGCGGCCGCCTGACCACCTGGAAGGAGGCGCTGGACGTGGCCACGCAGGCTGGAAATTCGCCGGCCGGGCCGTGGCGGCTGCCCAACATCAACGAGCTCGAATCCCTGGTGGACTGCTCGGCCCACGATCCGGCGCTGCCGGCCGGCCATCCCTTCGAAAATCCGCAGGAGGCGTACTGGTCCTCCACCACCAGCGCGTTTGAACCGGACTGGACCTTCAACCTTTATCTGCACAAGGGTGCCGTGGGCGTGGGCTACAAGGCCAACGCGGAGTTCTCCTGCTGGCTGTGCGCCGGGCCTGTGGCCGGGTGA
- the ftsZ gene encoding cell division protein FtsZ gives MEFMEIDGDQMAKIKVIGVGGGGGNAVNNMINSALKGVRFVAANTDIQALNRSRAEFKIQLGEKLTKGLGAGANPDIGKEATIESIDQVKEVVGDCDMVFVTCGMGGGTGTGAAPVIAQVAKECGALTVGVVTKPFYFEGKKRREQADKGILEFKEYVDSLITIPNDRLLALASKKATFIEMLKKADEVLYYAVKGISDLIMVPGLINLDFADVKAVMSEMGLAMMGTGISRGESRAREAAMKAITSPLLEDVSIEGARGVLMNITCGPDLTIDEVSEAASTISEAAHEDAKIYFGTVFDQDTSDEMRITVIATGIELEMECDGTDRGFSIQQGQSAASLRGGGGGGNGGNVTKLPGRSRAEQPKTGQARVGGGQRQTRRNQEDDWNIPSYLRYKKGQDEHMQQAVNNHAPGEDDFIFDEDEFEIPSFIRKQAD, from the coding sequence ATGGAATTCATGGAAATCGACGGCGATCAGATGGCGAAGATCAAGGTCATCGGCGTTGGCGGCGGTGGTGGAAACGCCGTGAACAACATGATCAACTCGGCGCTCAAGGGCGTGCGTTTCGTTGCGGCGAACACGGACATCCAGGCGCTCAACCGCAGCCGCGCGGAGTTCAAGATCCAGCTCGGCGAAAAGCTGACCAAGGGCCTGGGCGCCGGCGCCAACCCGGACATCGGCAAGGAAGCCACCATCGAGTCCATCGACCAGGTGAAGGAAGTGGTGGGCGATTGCGACATGGTCTTTGTGACCTGCGGCATGGGCGGCGGCACCGGTACTGGCGCTGCCCCGGTCATCGCCCAGGTGGCCAAGGAGTGCGGCGCGCTCACCGTGGGCGTTGTCACCAAGCCGTTCTACTTCGAGGGCAAGAAGCGCCGGGAGCAGGCGGACAAGGGCATCCTGGAGTTCAAGGAGTACGTGGACAGCCTGATCACCATCCCCAACGACCGTCTCCTTGCCCTGGCTTCCAAAAAGGCCACCTTCATCGAGATGCTCAAAAAGGCGGACGAGGTCCTCTACTACGCGGTGAAGGGCATCTCCGACCTGATCATGGTGCCCGGCCTCATCAACCTGGACTTTGCCGACGTGAAGGCCGTGATGAGCGAGATGGGCTTGGCCATGATGGGCACGGGCATCTCCCGCGGCGAGTCCCGCGCGCGTGAGGCCGCCATGAAGGCCATCACCAGCCCGTTGCTGGAGGATGTCTCCATTGAGGGCGCCCGCGGCGTGCTCATGAACATCACCTGCGGACCGGACCTGACCATCGACGAGGTGAGCGAGGCCGCCTCCACCATCTCCGAGGCCGCACACGAGGACGCCAAGATCTACTTCGGTACGGTTTTCGATCAGGACACCAGCGACGAGATGCGCATCACCGTCATCGCCACGGGCATCGAGCTGGAGATGGAGTGCGACGGCACGGACCGCGGCTTCTCCATCCAGCAGGGCCAGTCCGCCGCATCCCTGCGCGGCGGCGGTGGTGGCGGCAATGGCGGCAACGTCACCAAGCTGCCTGGCCGCTCCCGCGCCGAACAGCCCAAGACCGGCCAGGCCCGTGTGGGCGGCGGTCAGCGCCAGACCCGTCGCAACCAGGAAGATGATTGGAACATCCCCAGCTACCTCCGCTATAAGAAGGGCCAGGATGAGCACATGCAGCAGGCTGTGAACAACCACGCGCCCGGCGAGGATGACTTCATCTTCGACGAAGACGAGTTCGAAATTCCGTCCTTTATCCGCAAGCAGGCGGACTAG
- the ftsA gene encoding cell division protein FtsA, whose protein sequence is MAKGELIVGLDIGTTKICAVVGEPTEEGVDIVGIGTSPSTGLRKGVVVNIEQTVQSIKKALEEAELMAGCEIRSVYAGIAGSHIKGFNSHGVIAVKGGEVGPKDVERAIDAAKAVAIPLDREVIHILPQEYIVDDQRGIADPQGMAGVRLEVKVHIVTGAVTSAQNIVRSCHRSGLDVADIVLESLASSKAVLTEEEREIGVALVDLGGGTTDIAVFADDSIKHTGVLALGGANLTNDIAFGLRTPMVAAEKIKIKYGCALAELVKSSDTIEVPSVGGRDARRLSRQVLAEICEPRVEEMLSLVDQELVRSGFKNQIGAGVVLTGGTSLIEGMQELGEQIFNMPTRVGFPSGVGGLKDVVNSPMYATAVGLLMYGAEKEGMEHKFRIRDANVFNRILSRMRKWFSDIS, encoded by the coding sequence ATGGCCAAAGGCGAACTCATCGTCGGACTGGACATAGGGACCACGAAAATCTGCGCTGTGGTGGGCGAGCCCACCGAGGAAGGCGTCGATATCGTCGGTATCGGCACGAGCCCATCCACTGGCTTGCGCAAGGGCGTGGTCGTCAACATCGAGCAGACGGTCCAATCCATCAAGAAAGCCCTGGAAGAGGCGGAGCTCATGGCCGGCTGCGAGATCCGCAGCGTGTACGCGGGCATCGCTGGCAGCCATATCAAGGGCTTCAACAGCCACGGCGTCATCGCGGTGAAGGGCGGCGAGGTCGGCCCCAAAGATGTGGAACGCGCCATCGACGCGGCCAAGGCCGTGGCCATTCCCCTGGATCGCGAGGTCATCCACATCCTGCCGCAGGAGTACATCGTGGACGACCAGCGGGGCATTGCCGATCCCCAGGGCATGGCCGGCGTGCGGCTGGAGGTGAAGGTGCACATCGTCACCGGAGCCGTCACCTCGGCGCAGAACATCGTGCGCAGCTGCCACCGCTCCGGCCTGGACGTGGCCGATATCGTACTGGAGTCCCTGGCCTCGTCCAAGGCCGTGCTCACGGAAGAAGAGCGCGAGATCGGCGTGGCCCTGGTGGACCTGGGCGGCGGAACCACGGACATCGCCGTGTTCGCCGACGACTCCATCAAGCACACAGGGGTTCTGGCCCTGGGCGGCGCCAACCTGACCAACGATATCGCCTTCGGCCTGCGCACGCCCATGGTCGCGGCCGAGAAGATCAAGATCAAGTACGGCTGCGCTTTGGCAGAGCTGGTCAAGAGCTCGGACACCATAGAGGTGCCCAGCGTGGGCGGGCGGGACGCCCGCCGCCTCTCCCGCCAGGTGCTTGCCGAGATCTGCGAGCCCAGGGTGGAGGAGATGCTCTCCCTGGTGGACCAGGAGCTCGTACGCTCCGGCTTCAAGAACCAGATCGGCGCGGGTGTGGTGCTCACCGGCGGCACCTCGCTCATCGAGGGCATGCAGGAGCTGGGCGAACAGATTTTCAACATGCCCACGCGGGTTGGTTTCCCCAGCGGAGTGGGCGGTCTCAAGGACGTGGTGAACAGCCCGATGTACGCCACGGCCGTGGGGCTTCTGATGTACGGCGCGGAAAAGGAAGGGATGGAGCACAAGTTCCGGATCCGAGACGCCAACGTGTTCAATCGCATCCTCTCGCGGATGCGCAAATGGTTTTCCGACATCTCCTAG